The proteins below come from a single Caulobacter flavus genomic window:
- a CDS encoding metal-dependent hydrolase family protein, giving the protein MRIRSLAAAALGVAAAALSFAAAQAAGPLTFVQAGKLLADPATGKVESAKTVVLQDGKVVRIADGYVSEPGGVVVDLKDRFVLPGFIDSHVHLTGQQGPTSRLDEVTQSSADQAMVGAGYARKTLMAGFTTVADLGADNAAIFALRAGIKRGDVVGPRIIAAGSAVSIHGGHGDVNGYSEEVMHVLRPESVCSGPDDCRRAVREQVWRGADIIKITATGGVLSNTAAGLSQQFSDGELAAIVESAHRMGRRVTAHAHGVDGINAFLKAGGDSIEHGTYLDNESIALFKKNGAYLVPTLMAGDYVARIAASPGNFFTPAQTAKALEAGPKMLDMARRANAGGVKIAFGTDSGVSAHGDNAYEFVLLNRAGLSPLDAIRAATVNAADHLGVSAEIGSLAPGKAADLVAVAGDPLADVSVLQKVETVIKGGVVVK; this is encoded by the coding sequence ATGCGTATCCGTTCCCTGGCCGCCGCCGCGCTCGGCGTCGCGGCCGCCGCGCTGTCGTTCGCCGCCGCGCAGGCAGCCGGCCCGCTGACCTTCGTCCAGGCCGGCAAGCTGCTGGCCGACCCGGCGACCGGCAAGGTCGAGAGCGCCAAGACCGTGGTGCTGCAGGACGGCAAGGTGGTGCGGATCGCCGACGGCTACGTCTCCGAACCCGGCGGCGTGGTGGTCGACCTGAAGGACCGCTTCGTCCTGCCCGGCTTCATCGACAGCCACGTGCACCTGACCGGCCAGCAGGGGCCGACCTCGCGCCTCGACGAGGTGACGCAGTCGTCGGCCGACCAGGCGATGGTCGGGGCCGGCTACGCCCGCAAGACCCTGATGGCCGGCTTCACCACCGTCGCCGACCTGGGGGCCGACAACGCCGCCATCTTCGCCCTGCGCGCCGGCATCAAGCGCGGCGACGTGGTGGGGCCGCGGATCATCGCCGCCGGCTCGGCCGTGTCGATCCACGGGGGCCACGGCGACGTCAACGGCTACAGCGAGGAGGTCATGCACGTCCTGCGGCCGGAATCGGTGTGCTCGGGCCCCGACGACTGCCGCCGCGCGGTGCGCGAGCAGGTCTGGCGCGGCGCCGACATCATCAAGATCACCGCCACCGGCGGGGTGCTCTCCAATACCGCCGCGGGCCTGTCGCAGCAGTTCAGCGACGGCGAACTGGCGGCCATCGTCGAGAGCGCCCACCGCATGGGCCGCCGCGTCACCGCCCACGCCCACGGCGTCGACGGCATCAACGCCTTCCTCAAGGCCGGCGGCGACTCCATCGAGCACGGCACCTATCTCGACAACGAGAGCATCGCCCTCTTCAAGAAGAACGGCGCCTATCTGGTGCCCACCCTGATGGCCGGCGACTACGTGGCCCGCATCGCCGCCAGCCCGGGCAACTTCTTCACGCCCGCCCAGACGGCCAAGGCGCTGGAGGCCGGTCCCAAGATGCTCGACATGGCCCGCCGCGCCAACGCCGGCGGGGTCAAGATCGCCTTCGGCACCGACAGCGGCGTTTCCGCCCATGGCGACAACGCCTACGAGTTCGTGCTTCTGAACCGCGCCGGCCTGTCGCCGCTGGACGCCATCCGCGCCGCGACGGTCAACGCCGCCGACCACCTGGGCGTCTCGGCCGAGATCGGCTCGCTGGCGCCGGGCAAGGCCGCCGATCTGGTGGCGGTGGCCGGCGATCCGCTGGCCGACGTGAGTGTGCTCCAGAAGGTGGAAACGGTGATCAAG
- a CDS encoding phosphotransferase family protein, which produces MAEPSAQELNSGTKPVDPRHAIDEAALAAWLEANVDGYAGPLEVRQFKGGQSNPTYQLVTPSRRYVLRRKPPGKLLPSAHAVDREFKVISGLHQAGFPVARPYALCMDEGVIGTIFYVMDNVEGRILWDGTLPDYAPPERRAIYEAQIDTLAALHTVDYAAVGLADYGKPGNYFTRQIDRWTKQYRASETTKIDEMDRLIDWLPASAPADDQTSIVHGDYRLDNMILHPVEPRVIAVLDWELSTLGNPLADFTYFLMNWVMPSDQRGGLAEIADLTAYGIPTIDEAVARYCAATGRDGLPQLDWYFSYNLFRLAGICQGIVGRVRDGTAASAHAQLMEARVPVLAKGAWAFAQKAGA; this is translated from the coding sequence GTGGCCGAGCCGTCCGCTCAGGAGCTGAATTCGGGCACCAAGCCGGTCGATCCGCGCCATGCGATCGACGAGGCCGCCCTGGCCGCCTGGCTCGAGGCCAATGTCGACGGCTATGCCGGTCCGCTGGAGGTGCGCCAGTTCAAGGGCGGGCAGAGCAATCCCACCTACCAGCTGGTGACGCCGTCCAGGCGCTACGTCCTGCGCCGCAAGCCGCCCGGCAAGCTGCTGCCCAGCGCCCACGCCGTCGACCGCGAGTTCAAGGTGATCTCGGGCCTGCACCAGGCGGGCTTTCCGGTCGCCCGGCCCTATGCCCTGTGCATGGACGAGGGCGTGATCGGCACGATCTTCTACGTGATGGACAACGTCGAGGGCCGCATCCTGTGGGACGGCACGTTGCCCGACTATGCGCCGCCTGAGCGGCGGGCGATCTACGAGGCGCAGATCGACACCCTGGCGGCGCTGCACACCGTCGACTACGCCGCCGTGGGCCTGGCCGACTACGGCAAGCCGGGCAACTACTTCACCCGCCAGATCGACCGCTGGACCAAGCAGTACCGCGCCAGCGAGACCACGAAGATCGACGAGATGGACCGGCTGATCGACTGGCTGCCGGCCAGCGCCCCGGCCGACGACCAGACCTCGATCGTCCACGGCGACTACCGCCTCGACAACATGATCCTGCATCCCGTCGAGCCGCGCGTGATCGCGGTGCTGGACTGGGAGCTGTCGACCCTGGGCAACCCGCTGGCCGACTTCACCTACTTCCTGATGAACTGGGTGATGCCGTCCGATCAGCGCGGCGGCCTGGCCGAGATCGCCGACCTGACGGCCTACGGCATCCCCACCATCGACGAGGCCGTGGCCCGCTACTGCGCCGCCACGGGCCGGGACGGCCTGCCGCAGCTGGACTGGTACTTCAGCTACAACCTCTTCCGCCTGGCCGGCATCTGCCAGGGCATCGTCGGCCGCGTGCGCGACGGCACCGCCGCCAGCGCCCACGCCCAGCTGATGGAGGCGCGGGTGCCGGTGCTGGCCAAGGGGGCCTGGGCGTTCGCGCAGAAGGCGGGGGCCTGA
- the purD gene encoding phosphoribosylamine--glycine ligase, whose product MEKLTILLVGSGGREHALAWKIAQSPLCGRLVAAPGNPGIAAVAELRAVKATDADGLVALAQEIGADLVVVGPESALEVGLADKLTEIGVPCFGGSQRAAQLETSKAFTKDFCKRHGLPTAAYGVFEDAASAGAFLDTLEAPFVIKADGLAAGKGVVIAPDRAAADAAVVDMLGGRFGSAGARVVIEEFMHGEEASLFALSDGKTAVLFGAAQDHKRAYDGDEGPNTGGMGTYSPPPVLTDALIEQAWRELIVPTVEGMAAEGNPYVGVLYAGLMLTPTGPKLVEYNARFGDPECQVLMLRLESDIVPTLLAAAKGELASAEPPKWRDEAAICVVLAAEGYPDAPKTGGLIQGAEADYGHEAEIFHAGTARDADGKLVASGGRVLNVCALGATLHEARDVAYAALGTVSLEGGFYRNDIGWRALQHH is encoded by the coding sequence ATGGAAAAGCTGACCATCCTCCTCGTCGGGTCCGGCGGGCGCGAGCACGCCCTGGCCTGGAAGATCGCGCAATCGCCGCTGTGCGGCCGCCTCGTCGCAGCCCCGGGCAATCCGGGCATCGCCGCCGTGGCCGAGCTGCGCGCCGTCAAGGCGACCGACGCCGATGGTTTGGTCGCCCTCGCACAGGAGATCGGCGCGGACCTGGTGGTGGTGGGTCCGGAGTCGGCGCTGGAGGTCGGCCTGGCCGACAAGCTGACCGAAATCGGCGTCCCGTGCTTCGGCGGATCGCAGCGCGCGGCCCAGCTGGAGACTTCCAAGGCCTTCACCAAGGACTTCTGCAAGCGCCACGGCCTGCCGACCGCCGCCTATGGTGTGTTCGAGGACGCCGCCTCGGCCGGCGCCTTCCTCGATACGCTGGAAGCGCCGTTCGTGATCAAGGCCGACGGCCTGGCGGCCGGCAAGGGCGTGGTGATCGCCCCCGATCGCGCGGCCGCCGACGCGGCGGTGGTGGACATGCTGGGCGGCCGCTTCGGCTCGGCCGGCGCCCGCGTCGTCATCGAGGAGTTCATGCACGGCGAGGAGGCCTCGCTGTTCGCCCTCTCCGACGGCAAGACCGCCGTGCTGTTCGGCGCGGCCCAGGACCACAAGCGCGCCTATGACGGCGACGAAGGCCCCAACACCGGCGGCATGGGCACCTATTCGCCGCCGCCCGTCCTCACCGACGCCTTGATCGAGCAGGCCTGGCGCGAACTGATCGTGCCGACCGTCGAGGGCATGGCCGCCGAGGGCAATCCGTATGTCGGCGTGCTTTATGCGGGCCTGATGCTGACGCCGACCGGTCCCAAGCTGGTCGAATACAACGCCCGCTTCGGCGATCCCGAATGCCAGGTGCTGATGCTGCGCCTGGAAAGCGACATCGTCCCGACCCTGCTGGCCGCCGCCAAGGGCGAACTGGCTTCGGCCGAGCCGCCGAAGTGGCGCGACGAGGCGGCGATCTGCGTCGTGCTGGCCGCCGAGGGCTATCCCGACGCGCCCAAGACCGGCGGCCTGATCCAGGGCGCCGAGGCCGACTACGGCCACGAGGCCGAGATCTTCCACGCCGGCACGGCCCGCGACGCCGACGGCAAGCTGGTGGCCTCGGGCGGCCGGGTGCTCAACGTCTGCGCCCTGGGCGCGACCCTGCACGAAGCCCGCGACGTGGCCTATGCGGCCCTGGGCACGGTGTCGCTGGAAGGCGGCTTCTACCGCAACGACATCGGCTGGCGGGCTCTTCAGCACCACTGA
- a CDS encoding ATP-binding protein, giving the protein MAKDDHHLPRDPAAATDAASHPSKALYSWAFLDAVVESVPAMLVVKNGSDGRFVLVNRTGEELLGVPREDLIGRNDADFFPPEQAAFFAEMDAKVLASDRLWVIDEEPLKTPHNGDRWLQTKKIAIPGEGDEKLLLIISEDITERKKSAIALEAALERSRAASVAKSEFLANMSHEIRTPLNGVLGMAQVLAQTELTPRQREMMDVILTSGRTLNALLSDILDLAKVEAGEVELEAAPFDLRAALVASAATFEGLALQKGLSFALTFDDDFQERVEGDALKFGQIVNNLISNAVKFTSEGSVHVHAGTVLQDGQARLTVTVDDTGEGFTPEVQASLFERFVQGDGSITRRFGGSGLGLSIAQRFAKLMGGEIACVSTPGEGSRFTLTVRLVPAAPVAPAPPRRAPRAAAPQRLRVLLAEDHPTNQRVVELMLDGVADVVVTEDGEAALRAYQEHEFDLVLMDTQMPVMDGLTAIAEIRQRERAAGRVRIPIISLTANAMPHQVEACLAAGADLHLAKPVTVSALFETIAQACDLAAEPA; this is encoded by the coding sequence ATGGCCAAGGACGACCATCACCTTCCGCGCGACCCTGCAGCCGCGACGGACGCCGCATCCCACCCGTCGAAGGCCCTCTATTCCTGGGCCTTCCTCGACGCCGTGGTCGAGAGCGTGCCGGCCATGCTGGTGGTCAAGAACGGCAGCGACGGCCGCTTCGTGCTGGTCAACCGCACCGGCGAGGAGCTCCTGGGCGTTCCGCGCGAGGATCTGATCGGCCGCAACGACGCCGACTTCTTCCCGCCCGAGCAGGCCGCCTTCTTCGCCGAGATGGACGCCAAGGTGCTAGCCAGCGACCGCCTGTGGGTGATCGACGAGGAGCCGCTGAAGACGCCCCACAACGGCGACCGCTGGCTGCAGACCAAGAAGATCGCCATCCCCGGCGAGGGCGACGAGAAGCTGCTGCTGATCATCAGCGAGGACATCACCGAGCGGAAGAAGTCGGCCATCGCGCTGGAGGCCGCCCTGGAGCGGTCCCGCGCCGCCAGCGTCGCCAAGTCCGAGTTCCTGGCCAATATGAGCCACGAGATCCGCACCCCGCTGAACGGCGTGCTGGGCATGGCCCAGGTGCTGGCCCAGACCGAACTGACCCCGCGCCAGCGCGAGATGATGGACGTGATCCTGACCTCGGGCCGCACGCTGAACGCCCTGCTCAGCGACATTCTCGACCTGGCCAAGGTCGAGGCCGGCGAGGTCGAGCTGGAGGCCGCGCCCTTCGACCTGCGCGCGGCGCTGGTCGCCTCGGCCGCCACCTTCGAGGGCCTGGCCCTCCAGAAGGGGCTGAGCTTCGCCCTGACCTTCGACGACGACTTCCAGGAGCGGGTCGAGGGTGACGCCCTGAAGTTCGGCCAGATCGTCAACAACCTGATCAGCAACGCGGTGAAATTCACCAGCGAAGGCTCGGTCCACGTCCACGCCGGCACGGTGCTGCAGGACGGCCAGGCCCGCCTGACCGTCACCGTCGACGACACCGGCGAGGGCTTCACCCCGGAAGTGCAGGCCAGCCTGTTCGAGCGCTTCGTACAGGGCGACGGCTCGATCACCCGGCGGTTCGGCGGCTCGGGCCTGGGGCTGTCGATCGCCCAGCGCTTCGCCAAGCTGATGGGCGGCGAGATCGCCTGCGTCTCCACGCCCGGCGAAGGCTCGCGCTTCACCCTGACGGTCCGCCTGGTCCCCGCCGCGCCCGTGGCGCCCGCCCCGCCCCGCCGAGCGCCCAGGGCCGCCGCCCCCCAGCGCCTGCGGGTGCTGCTGGCCGAGGACCACCCCACCAACCAGCGCGTGGTGGAACTGATGCTCGACGGCGTCGCCGACGTCGTGGTCACCGAGGACGGCGAGGCCGCCCTGCGCGCCTACCAGGAGCACGAGTTCGACCTGGTGCTGATGGACACCCAGATGCCGGTGATGGACGGACTGACGGCGATCGCCGAGATCCGCCAGCGCGAGCGCGCCGCCGGCCGCGTGCGCATCCCGATCATCTCGCTGACCGCCAACGCCATGCCCCATCAGGTCGAGGCCTGCCTGGCGGCCGGCGCCGACCTGCACCTGGCCAAGCCGGTCACCGTCTCGGCCCTGTTCGAGACTATCGCCCAGGCCTGCGACCTGGCCGCCGAGCCGGCCTAG
- a CDS encoding isochorismatase family cysteine hydrolase, with product MPDAYPQGRTALLFVDPYNDFLADGGKLWPRVAATQGAAGLHERLKAVVAAARRAGLLVFIVPHHRFALGDLDGWKHPSPYLQGSARAMVFEKDAWGGQWHPDFAPLPQDVIVAEHWGSSGFANTDLDYRLKQRQITHVILIGLVANTCIEGTGRFASELGYHVTLVTDATAAFTDEALHAAHAINAPTYAHAILTAEAVAAALAADG from the coding sequence ATGCCGGACGCCTACCCCCAGGGCCGCACCGCCCTGCTGTTCGTGGATCCCTACAACGACTTCCTGGCCGACGGCGGCAAGCTGTGGCCCCGGGTCGCCGCCACCCAGGGCGCGGCCGGGCTGCACGAGCGGCTGAAGGCCGTGGTGGCGGCGGCGCGGCGCGCGGGCCTGCTGGTGTTCATCGTGCCCCACCACCGCTTCGCCCTCGGCGACCTCGACGGCTGGAAGCACCCCTCGCCCTATCTTCAGGGCAGCGCCCGGGCGATGGTGTTCGAGAAGGACGCCTGGGGCGGCCAGTGGCATCCCGATTTCGCGCCCCTGCCGCAGGACGTGATCGTCGCCGAGCACTGGGGCTCCAGCGGCTTCGCCAACACCGACCTCGACTACCGCCTCAAGCAGCGCCAGATCACCCACGTGATCCTGATCGGCCTGGTGGCCAACACCTGCATCGAGGGCACCGGCCGCTTCGCCTCGGAGCTGGGCTATCACGTCACCCTGGTCACCGACGCGACGGCCGCCTTCACCGACGAGGCCCTGCACGCCGCCCACGCCATCAACGCCCCGACCTACGCCCACGCGATCCTGACGGCCGAGGCGGTGGCGGCGGCGCTGGCGGCGGACGGCTAG
- a CDS encoding cation transporter: MSGFCGDDLCKSETPPSGRWRLALWIALAVNGGMFLVEGAAGLMSGSAALQADSLDFLGDAANYAISLGVAGMALVWRARAAMLKGATMLVFGAWVSAATLWGVFEGRTPEAPVMGALGLAALIANLAVAAMLFGFRTGDANMRSVWICSRNDAVGNVAVMLAALGVFGTNARWPDLVVAAVMAGLALHGGWQIVRQAAGELRQAKAPPAPPPAPSAPRFSVAARKR; the protein is encoded by the coding sequence ATGTCCGGCTTCTGCGGCGACGATCTTTGCAAGTCCGAGACCCCGCCTTCGGGACGCTGGCGGCTGGCGCTGTGGATCGCCCTGGCGGTCAACGGCGGCATGTTCCTGGTCGAGGGCGCGGCCGGCCTGATGTCGGGCTCGGCGGCGCTGCAGGCCGATAGCCTCGATTTCCTGGGCGACGCGGCCAACTACGCCATCAGCCTGGGCGTGGCCGGAATGGCCCTGGTCTGGCGGGCCCGCGCGGCCATGCTGAAGGGCGCGACCATGCTGGTCTTCGGCGCCTGGGTGTCGGCCGCCACCCTGTGGGGCGTGTTCGAGGGCCGCACCCCCGAGGCGCCGGTGATGGGCGCCCTGGGCCTGGCGGCCCTGATCGCCAATCTCGCGGTGGCGGCGATGCTGTTCGGCTTTCGCACTGGCGACGCCAACATGCGCTCGGTGTGGATCTGCTCGCGCAACGACGCGGTAGGCAACGTGGCGGTGATGCTGGCGGCCCTGGGGGTGTTCGGCACGAACGCCCGCTGGCCCGACCTCGTGGTCGCCGCGGTGATGGCGGGGCTGGCCCTGCACGGCGGCTGGCAGATCGTTCGCCAGGCGGCGGGCGAGCTGCGACAGGCCAAGGCCCCGCCCGCGCCGCCGCCCGCTCCGTCCGCCCCGCGCTTCAGCGTGGCGGCCAGGAAGCGCTAG
- a CDS encoding MerR family transcriptional regulator, whose product MPALSIGDLARRTGVPVETIRYYERMGLLPKPPRTEGNYRAYEAAHERRLAFVKRSRDLGFGLDAIRALLDLADGAERPCGEVDALARDQLAEVERKIADLTAMRAELQDMLGHCRKDTVADCEIIGRLRGK is encoded by the coding sequence ATGCCTGCACTATCCATCGGAGACCTCGCCCGCCGCACCGGCGTGCCGGTCGAGACTATCCGCTACTACGAGCGCATGGGCCTCTTGCCCAAGCCGCCGCGCACCGAGGGCAACTACCGCGCCTACGAGGCCGCGCACGAGCGGCGGCTGGCCTTCGTCAAGCGCTCGCGCGACCTGGGCTTCGGGCTCGACGCCATCCGGGCGCTGCTCGACCTGGCCGACGGCGCCGAGCGCCCCTGCGGCGAGGTCGACGCCCTGGCCCGCGACCAGCTGGCCGAGGTCGAGCGCAAGATCGCCGACCTGACGGCCATGCGGGCCGAGCTGCAGGACATGCTGGGCCACTGCCGCAAGGACACCGTCGCCGACTGCGAGATCATCGGGCGCCTGCGGGGGAAATAA
- the phoB gene encoding phosphate regulon transcriptional regulator PhoB yields the protein MTPYVLVVEDEDALATLLHYNLDKEGYQVAVASDGEEALTLASERAPDLVILDWMLPKVSGIEVCRRLRGRTDTRNVPIIMLTARGEESDRIRGLDTGADDYVVKPFSMVELTARVRAVMRRIRPALADDRITVGDIVIDRVAHRVKRQGKEVHLGPTEFRLLDYLMQHPGRVFSREQLLDAVWGSDVYVEARTVDVHIGRLRKALNGSTEADPIRTVRSAGYSLDVEAA from the coding sequence GTGACTCCGTACGTTCTGGTGGTCGAGGACGAGGACGCCCTGGCCACCCTGCTTCACTACAATCTCGACAAGGAGGGCTACCAGGTCGCGGTAGCCTCCGACGGCGAGGAAGCCCTGACCCTGGCCAGCGAGCGCGCGCCCGACCTGGTCATCCTCGACTGGATGCTGCCCAAGGTCTCGGGCATCGAGGTCTGCCGCCGCCTGCGCGGCCGCACCGACACCCGCAACGTGCCGATCATCATGCTGACGGCGCGCGGCGAGGAGAGCGACCGCATTCGCGGCCTGGACACCGGCGCCGACGACTACGTGGTCAAGCCGTTCTCGATGGTCGAGCTGACCGCCCGGGTCCGCGCCGTGATGCGCCGCATCCGTCCGGCCCTGGCCGACGACCGCATCACGGTCGGCGACATCGTCATCGACCGGGTCGCCCACCGCGTGAAGCGCCAGGGCAAGGAAGTGCACCTGGGCCCCACCGAGTTCCGCCTGCTCGACTACCTGATGCAGCACCCGGGCCGGGTGTTCAGCCGCGAACAGCTGCTGGACGCCGTCTGGGGCTCTGACGTCTATGTCGAGGCCCGCACCGTGGACGTCCACATCGGCCGCCTGCGCAAGGCGCTGAACGGCTCCACCGAAGCCGACCCCATCCGCACCGTCCGCTCGGCCGGCTACTCGCTGGACGTCGAGGCGGCCTGA
- the phoU gene encoding phosphate signaling complex protein PhoU has protein sequence MTEHTVKSYGEELNHLTAEVTRMGGLAEAQVADAIECISRRDATLAQAVVGRDERLDTLQTEIERKAFRLIALRQPMAVDLRHAVAALKISMSLERCGDLAKNIGKRALILNDAEPMSALTRSIERMGRLVQSRLKDVLDAYTALDVQRAINVWSSDEEVDEHYNSIFRELLTYMMGDPRTINACTHLLFVAKNLERIGDHATNIAEIIHFELTGEEIISQRPKLDVVAQ, from the coding sequence ATGACCGAGCATACCGTCAAATCCTACGGCGAAGAGCTGAACCACCTGACGGCCGAGGTCACCCGCATGGGCGGCCTGGCCGAGGCCCAGGTGGCCGACGCCATCGAGTGCATCAGCCGCCGCGACGCCACCCTGGCCCAGGCCGTGGTCGGCCGCGACGAGCGCCTCGACACGCTGCAGACCGAGATCGAGCGCAAGGCCTTCCGCCTGATCGCCCTGCGCCAGCCGATGGCCGTGGACCTGCGTCACGCCGTCGCCGCCCTGAAGATCTCGATGAGCCTGGAGCGCTGCGGCGACCTGGCCAAGAACATCGGCAAGCGCGCGCTGATCCTCAACGACGCCGAACCGATGAGCGCCCTGACCCGCTCGATCGAGCGCATGGGCCGCCTGGTGCAGAGCCGCCTGAAGGACGTGCTCGACGCCTACACCGCCCTCGACGTGCAGCGCGCCATCAACGTCTGGAGCAGCGACGAGGAAGTCGACGAGCACTACAACTCGATCTTCCGCGAACTGCTGACCTACATGATGGGCGATCCGCGCACGATCAACGCGTGCACGCACCTGCTGTTCGTCGCCAAGAACCTCGAGCGCATCGGCGATCACGCCACCAACATCGCCGAGATCATCCACTTCGAGCTGACGGGCGAGGAGATCATCTCCCAGCGTCCCAAGCTCGACGTCGTCGCTCAGTAA
- the pstB gene encoding phosphate ABC transporter ATP-binding protein PstB gives MPTQNRDASVAAPIIHTAVPQGHGVVESRDFKIRARDVSVFYGDKQALFDVNLDIPAKSVTAFIGPSGCGKSTFLRCINRMNDTIPSARVQGSIEIDGGDVNLKSVDPVVLRSRVGMVFQKPNPFPKTIFENVAYGPKIHGLATRKDELEAIVESSLKKAGLWNEVADRLHQPGTGLSGGQQQRLVIARAIAVSPEVILMDEPCSALDPIATAKIEELIDELRSQFCIVIVTHSMAQAARVSQKTAFFHLGKLVESGPTEEMFTNPRDSRTQDYITGRFG, from the coding sequence ATGCCGACCCAGAACCGCGACGCCTCCGTCGCCGCGCCGATCATCCACACCGCCGTCCCGCAGGGCCACGGCGTGGTCGAGAGCCGCGATTTCAAGATCCGCGCCCGCGACGTCAGCGTCTTCTACGGCGACAAGCAGGCGCTGTTCGACGTCAACCTCGACATCCCGGCCAAGTCGGTCACCGCCTTCATCGGCCCGTCGGGCTGCGGCAAGTCGACCTTCCTGCGCTGCATCAACCGGATGAATGACACGATCCCGTCGGCCCGCGTGCAGGGCTCGATCGAGATCGACGGCGGCGACGTCAACCTCAAGAGCGTCGACCCGGTGGTGCTGCGCTCGCGCGTCGGCATGGTGTTCCAGAAGCCGAACCCGTTCCCCAAGACGATCTTCGAGAACGTCGCCTACGGTCCGAAGATTCACGGCCTGGCCACCCGCAAGGACGAGCTGGAAGCCATCGTCGAGAGCAGCCTCAAGAAGGCCGGCCTCTGGAACGAAGTGGCCGACCGCCTGCATCAGCCGGGCACCGGCCTGTCGGGCGGCCAGCAGCAGCGCCTGGTCATCGCCCGCGCCATCGCCGTGTCGCCCGAAGTGATCCTGATGGACGAGCCCTGCTCGGCGCTGGACCCGATCGCCACGGCCAAGATCGAGGAACTGATCGACGAACTGCGCAGCCAGTTCTGCATCGTCATCGTCACCCACTCGATGGCCCAGGCCGCCCGCGTCTCGCAGAAGACGGCCTTCTTCCACCTGGGCAAGCTGGTCGAGAGCGGCCCGACCGAGGAGATGTTCACCAATCCTCGCGACAGCCGCACCCAGGACTACATCACCGGCCGCTTCGGCTAA
- the pstA gene encoding phosphate ABC transporter permease PstA, translating into MTDAAINAGAAPREQGPRPQLSAAEARLKKRYRSEMWFKAQGIAAIVVAMIFLVVLVGRIVAQGYTTFETHSISVPVYLNPDRIDRSALDGVNYDYIVAEAVMKKLNVQDDDLGTTSGKVMDLVSRDLGFQLLNQIKADPSVIGKTIEVTGPVKADADLYYKGEIKRSTAEEDRKLDNQQLAWLDQLEKDGTVKGGFNFGFFTKSDSTEPEQAGVLGAVVGSALMLIITALIAVPVGVLAAVYLEEFAPKNRWTDVIEVNINNLAAVPSIVYGLLGLALFINWLHVPRSSPLVGGLVLALMALPTVIIATRSALKAVPPSIREAALGVGASKAQTVFHHVLPLAMPGVMTGAILSLAHALGETAPLLMIGMVSFVPGVPEGFTGASTVLPVQVFIWENASERAFHERTAAAILVLLIFMIVMNAAAVILRRRFERRW; encoded by the coding sequence ATGACTGACGCCGCCATCAACGCCGGCGCCGCCCCGCGCGAGCAGGGTCCCCGCCCGCAGCTCTCGGCCGCCGAGGCGCGCCTGAAGAAGCGCTACCGCTCGGAGATGTGGTTCAAGGCCCAGGGCATCGCCGCCATCGTCGTGGCGATGATCTTCCTGGTCGTACTGGTCGGCCGCATCGTCGCCCAGGGCTACACCACCTTCGAGACCCACTCGATCAGCGTGCCGGTCTACCTGAACCCGGACCGCATCGACCGTTCGGCGCTGGACGGGGTCAACTACGACTACATCGTCGCCGAGGCGGTGATGAAGAAGCTGAACGTCCAGGACGACGACCTGGGCACGACCTCGGGCAAGGTCATGGACCTGGTCTCGCGCGATCTCGGCTTCCAGCTGCTGAACCAGATCAAGGCCGACCCGTCGGTGATCGGCAAGACCATCGAGGTCACCGGTCCGGTCAAGGCCGACGCCGACCTCTACTACAAGGGCGAGATCAAGCGCTCGACCGCCGAGGAAGACCGCAAGCTCGACAACCAGCAACTGGCCTGGCTGGACCAGCTGGAGAAGGACGGCACCGTCAAGGGCGGCTTCAACTTCGGCTTCTTCACCAAGTCCGACTCGACCGAGCCCGAGCAGGCCGGCGTGCTGGGCGCGGTGGTCGGTTCGGCCCTGATGCTGATCATCACCGCCCTGATCGCGGTGCCGGTCGGCGTGCTGGCCGCCGTCTACCTGGAAGAGTTCGCGCCGAAGAACCGCTGGACCGACGTCATCGAGGTCAACATCAACAACCTCGCGGCCGTTCCCTCGATCGTCTACGGCCTGCTGGGCCTGGCCCTGTTCATCAACTGGCTGCACGTGCCGCGCAGCTCGCCGCTGGTCGGCGGCCTGGTGCTGGCCCTGATGGCCCTGCCGACCGTGATCATCGCCACCCGCTCGGCCCTGAAGGCCGTGCCGCCGTCGATCCGCGAAGCCGCCCTCGGCGTCGGCGCCTCCAAGGCCCAGACGGTGTTCCACCATGTGCTGCCGCTGGCCATGCCCGGCGTGATGACCGGCGCCATCCTGTCGCTGGCACACGCCCTGGGCGAGACCGCCCCGCTGCTGATGATCGGCATGGTCTCGTTCGTGCCGGGCGTGCCGGAAGGCTTCACCGGCGCCTCGACCGTGCTGCCCGTGCAGGTGTTCATCTGGGAGAACGCGTCGGAGCGGGCTTTCCACGAGCGCACCGCCGCGGCCATCCTCGTCCTCCTGATCTTCATGATCGTCATGAACGCCGCGGCCGTCATCCTGCGCCGCCGCTTCGAACGCCGGTGGTAG